TGCCCTTACTCTATCAGCAATTCCCATTCAGAGGTGTCACTTGAGGCAGAGGGTGATTCTTCCTGACACCAGTCAGGTTCAATAGTTGGTTGGCTTGAGTCGTCTTCTGGTGGTTTTCCCCAATCCGGCATTTCAGTAGGcgaggtcatctctgtctctacccttgGTGGGTGAGACAGGGGAAGAGGACCAGGAGGTAGATCCATTTGGCGTTTTACTACAAGTCAACTGTTGCTTTAAATTTACAGTTTGATGCCCCAAGAGGGTGTCAGAGATCTAGATAACCAGAAGAAAAAACTTTAACCTGACGCAACTATTTCCTGTCAGCTCCTGCTGGCTTTTGCAGATTTTGCCATAACTCTCTTGAAGTTGTTGGTAATAGGCTACACGAGGAGTCGGCAACCTTTCTCATGTGGActgccaatttatcttaccatttctgcggatctgcgtgccagttatggttttGATATGCACATTTTCATGAAACAGTTTAATTGAATTTATAATAACATCTTCATATCTTAATCATTAACTACATGACAACTGAATTCTATCTAAATTAAAATGATAAAACTAAAAAGTAACttccattgccaactatgtaaaaatagcctacataaagccaacaaataaaaactatTGCAGCCTACAGGTTGAAACCCTGATTTTAAAAATAAGTATTAAATGAATCACACTGGCTACGTTTTGCCTGTCTGCAATAAACTTGAACCATTATATTAACTTGGGTCCAGCTGGAGGCTTGTGCAAGCATACTTGTAACATTGTATAAATATAGTGAGCAGACACAGCTATAGGCTATTTGCACAAGGGATAAGAAGCAGTGCTTGACTTTGGCAGGAGCTCACCAGAGCTGAGTACCaacacctcaaatgttctactgcttgagctcctgttcctcttatagaatattagctcaaaagtattgtggagctcctgcacctaaatataagcAGTATCAtgacccaaaatgagtaccggaacctatttcagtccaagtccagCACTAATAAGAAGCCTATTTTTATGAGGTTTCCAcaggatcagagcatgacattttccCTTTTCATGCCGAGTGGTTATCGAAAGAGAGCTGGACAGATTTTgtaattctcaatggatgtaagaacagactttgtttgcttgctgtttgaggtgaagaaaacattactttgagaagctccacaggtcattagtggtggtgcattaagccaatcagaaatactatcagaacTCCAAATGGCCTACATTTGctcgcaggccaggtagcctacagAAGTACTTCTCTGCGTGCacatccttactcaacattgacagcaGCActccaaaacttgtttctcacaagtgtagtaTAGGTTGCACACTGCAAACAATGTGTCCCCTCTGATGATGAGAACAGGAAGACTGGATGAATAATATTAAATGCATTAAAAGAAATGACCATAACCAAAGTAACAATCATTTGTAGATGAGTAATTATAAGAATTAATGGTAAATGTACTATTGGTGATTTGTATACtaccggtcaaatgttttagaacacctactcattcaagggcttttcttaatgttttactattttctacattgtgggataatagtgaagacatcagaacaatgaaataacacaaggaatcacgtaggaaccaaaaaagtgttaaataaatcaaaatttattttatatttgagactcttcaaagtagcctccctttgccttgatgacactcttggcattctctcaaccggatTCATGAGgtttgtcacctggaatgcatttcaattaacaggtgagccttcttaaaagttaatttgtggaatttctttccttaatacgTTTGagtcagtcagttgtgttgtgacaaggtaggggtggtatatagaagatggtcttttaccaaatagggctacggccatattatggcaagaacagctcaaataagcaaagagaaacgacagttcagCATTACTATAAGACATgcaggtcagtcaatacggaacatttcaagaactttggaaagtttcttcaagtgcagtcgcaaaaaccatcaagtgctatgatgaaaccgtctctcatgaggactgccacaggattGGAagacacagttacctctgctgcagaggataagttcattagagttaccaggctcagaaattgcagcccaaataaatgcttcacagtgttcaagtaacagacacatctcaacatcaactgttcagaggagactgtgtgaatcaggctttcatggtcaaattgctgcaaagaaaccactactaaaagacatcaataagaggagacttgcttgggccaagaaacatgagcaagggacattagaccggtggaaatttgtcctttggtctgtagtccaaattggagatttctGGTTTcaaccgtcgtgtctttgtgagacgcagagtagatgaacagatgatctccgcatgtgtatttcccaacgtaaagcatggaggaggtggtgttatggtgtgggagtgctttgctggtgacactgtctgtgatttatttagaattcacacttaaccagcatggctaccacagcattctgcagcgatacgccatcccatctggttcggGCTTAGtgcgactatcatttgtttttcaacaggacaatgacccaacacacctccaggctgtgtaagagctatttgaccaagaaggggagtgatggagtgctgcatcagatgacctggcctccacaatcccctgacctcaaccaaattgagatggtttgggatgagtcagaccgcagagtgaaggaaaagtgctcagcatatgtgggaactccttcaagacggttggaaaagcgaTTTTAAGTTGATTTAACACTTTGATTTGGTTGCTAcgtgattccatatatgttatttcatagttttgatgtcttcactataattctacaatgtaaaaaataaagaaaaacccttgaacgagtaagtgttctaaaacttttgaccggtagtgtatgtaatggggaattgatatacACTAACAATCAAAAGCAAACTATTCACACTAAGCTATGAAACAATGACTGTGCCCAAATTGGCAGGAGAGGGCGCATTCTGGTCTGGGCGCATGTTCAATCTGATGTATGCATTGGCCATGCATCATTTATGGTGATATGGCCTCAgtagaagtcagggcattcattcTTCTTGCGTTTCCCAGAGCAGTGCAGAGAtaaaggaagtgagtttgtgtttatacaggatgtaccgcccccacctaccgtcaaccaaatcatgtcaatgtggagctatacagaGACCTCCGCATTGTTACAAAACTTGGGAGGCGCATGGCGATGCGGTACAGAGATCGATTTGGCCTCTGTCACACCCTCCATATGgagcctccgaccacattttaGAATCAAGCTTAAATCGGCTTTTAGTCTAGGCCAccgcaatggattagttcacAGAGATTGGCGCAAATATATGTTTGTTACTGCTCGACTAAAATaatctcggtcgaccaacagcctaacgaccaaacaatcgaccagtccattaattggggtcagccctaatttgatttgacattgcaCAGTTGCTTATCACTTCCATAGATGTTCATCTAGTTGTGGCTGAAGTTTGCCAACATTCGTAGTGGCTGTTTAAAGACTCCCCTggcccatagactactttcaAGGTGAAGAACCAACTAATATTACATTGTGAAAGGCTGAACTTGTACTTCAACAGGAACCCCATTGTTTTATGTCAGAATTTATCTACACTGTCAGTTGAGGATGAAGCGTTGCCTGACATAAGATGCAACGACCCCTTATCTATCAGCTTATGAATTCTAACTCATCTTTTGTCTTTCCCTTCAGATTTTGAGCAGTTCATTGTCTCTGAAGTGGAGTTTCCTCCTGAGCAGCAGCAATTTGAACAAGAGTGGAGCCCCGATCTGGGGCAAGATGACTGGAACCCCATacagattaaagaggaacaggGGGAATTCAGTATCATCCAGGAGGAGGAAGACTCTGTATTCACTCCTACCTGGGTGAAAAGTGACTATGATCAGTACTCAACTCAGTCCTCACAAACCCAAAGTGAAGAGTACAAAGACAGAACAAAACCTAACGGAGTGGATTATTCAAAGCCAACCCGTGGCTCTTGGCCCCAGCCCAAATCGAGGAGGACACCGACAGAAAATAGAAAAGGCTTTATCAGCTCCAAGGGTAGAAAATCAATGGATCTGAAATCACCAGTGCAAAGGAGGCGTCACACAGAAGAGAAATCATTTTGCTGTAGTGATTGTGGTGAATTTTTCACTCAGATGGGAAAACTGAATTCTCATAGGATCATGATACACTCCAGAGGTAATCAGTTTCGCTGTGATGAATGTGGCAAATGTTTTGCTCAGTGGG
The genomic region above belongs to Oncorhynchus kisutch isolate 150728-3 linkage group LG16, Okis_V2, whole genome shotgun sequence and contains:
- the LOC109878182 gene encoding oocyte zinc finger protein XlCOF10 isoform X2; its protein translation is MWELLQDDFEQFIVSEVEFPPEQQQFEQEWSPDLGQDDWNPIQIKEEQGEFSIIQEEEDSVFTPTWVKSDYDQYSTQSSQTQSEEYKDRTKPNGVDYSKPTRGSWPQPKSRRTPTENRKGFISSKGRKSMDLKSPVQRRRHTEEKSFCCSDCGEFFTQMGKLNSHRIMIHSRGNQFRCDECGKCFAQWGYLNSHMRIHTRVNCGKIFTQSGRFEPSLTTLKDRRGEKLYCCGECGKYFSNTGSLNYHRRSHTEKKSHRCHDCGKCFYKCMDLNIHRRIHTGEKPYRCQFCGKCYNQQTSLSYHMRNHTETSCNCHYCGKYIRHRGNLTAHMRIHTRKIR